The Amaranthus tricolor cultivar Red isolate AtriRed21 chromosome 6, ASM2621246v1, whole genome shotgun sequence genome has a segment encoding these proteins:
- the LOC130815544 gene encoding uncharacterized protein LOC130815544: MEKIFIANGTPEAQKVNQATFYLRENADTWWETEGQTISNQPNFDWDSFKVAIRGRFFPEHIRRQKCCEFNRLNQGKFMSVKEYAQKFNEYAKFCPNMVPNEVSKAQKFEDGLAFRIQTRLGGSTSSTLAEAYSKACNMERILQREEDVLGRNKRKDQSNADSQSNDKRPRFGNNGGNGRNYRNPRQNENQQRNGNQRAWVCKKCEKSHSGYTCQGEPIKCYACGEAGHKANYCPIRQEGNQPGQNGYNKGYNNNGGGSRNHNFNNNRSNNTQAGNSSANDKYNANNNQNNNGNNGNGGRTFNRRLHVMSKSEAESDANIVTGTFLVNFKLAFVLFDSGASHSFLSKSFIEKHSLKPSSSCQAKVTTPSGETFLSKNLYLSMPIVISKTELPVDLIEFNLKDFDLVLGMDWLRKYQAKINCAKQRFTFRGP; this comes from the coding sequence ATGGAGAAAATCTTTATTGCAAATGGAACACCTGAGGCCCAAAAGGTTAATCAAGCTACGTTTTACCTACGTGAGAATGCTGACACATGGTGGGAAACTGAGGGACAAACCATTAGTAACCAACCAAACTTTGACTGGGATTCTTTTAAGGTTGCTATTAGAGGTCGATTCTTCCCTGAACATATTAGGAGACAAAAATGCTGTGAATTCAATAGGTTGAACCAAGGGAAGTTTATGAGTGTCAAGGAATATGCCCAAAAGTTTAATGAGTATGCTAAGTTTTGCCCTAACATGGTCCCTAATGAAGTTTCTAAGGCACaaaaatttgaggatggttTAGCTTTCAGGATACAAACTAGGTTAGGAGGAAGTACCTCATCTACCCTTGCAGAGGCTTATTCTAAGGCTTGTAACATGGAGAGGATCTTACAAAGAGAAGAAGATGTGTTGGGAAGGAACAAAAGGAAAGACCAAAGCAATGCTGATAGTCAAAGTAATGATAAAAGACCTCGTTTTGGTAACAATGGGGGTAATGGTAGGAATTACCGAAACCCTAGGCAAAATGAAAACCAGCAAAGGAATGGCAACCAGAGGGCTTGGGTTTGCAAGAAATGTGAGAAGAGTCATTCGGGCTATACGTGTCAAGGCGAACCAATTAAATGTTATGCTTGTGGCGAAGCTGGACATAAGGCTAATTATTGTCCCATCAGGCAAGAAGGAAACCAACCAGGGCAGAATGGATACAACAAGGGCTATAACAACAATGGAGGAGGATCTAGGAACCATAACTTCAACAACAACCGCTCGAATAATACTCAAGCAGGAAATAGTTCAGCAAATGACAAGTACAATGCCAACAACAATCAGAACAACAATGGAAACAATGGAAATGGAGGACGCACTTTCAATAGGAGACTCCACGTTATGAGCAAGAGTGAAGCTGAGTCGGACGCCAACATTGTGACGGGTACTTTCCTTGTAAACTTTAAACTTGCTTTTGTACTCTTTGATTCTGGAGCTTCACATTCCTTTTTATCTAAATCTTTTATCGAAAAACATTCCCTTAAACCTTCTTCCTCATGTCAAGCTAAGGTAACCACACCCTCAGGTGAAACCTTTCTCAGTAAGAACCTTTACTTAAGTATGCCTATTGTCATCTCTAAAACCGAACTACCCGTGGACCTTATCGAGTTTAATTTAAAAGACTTCGATTTGGTTTTGGGAATGGATTGGTTAAGGAAGTATCAGGCAAAAATCAATTGTGCTAAACAGAGATTTACCTTTAGAGGCCCTTAG